The following DNA comes from Girardinichthys multiradiatus isolate DD_20200921_A chromosome 2, DD_fGirMul_XY1, whole genome shotgun sequence.
tccaacgaatgctgcatgtaaagtgcagagttttatctctgtatttaaagtaaacactaaagcacgccctattgttttcattgggttactCAAGGTTTAACAATGCTTacacacacaccccctctatttttaattggtgctgatgccaaacagtttccgataataccatatttgtcttgttctatttataacaaacacacctctgtgtttttcattggctcatttaaggtatcgcccctaatgacgacaaccaatcagcatccacggttacgccccatTGGACACACTCCCCTgtttgaccacgtgacctcccgcCCACATGGTGCCCACATGGAgccaaccggaagtcccaccctcaccagaagtcccgcccacctgtcaaaaagtttcacgaaagggtgtacttatATTCTCTCTTACACCAATAAGATAACAGCGCTATAAAAAAGGCAGCAGGTGAGCTCAGCTGTTTTCAATCAAATGAAAGGAATCTGCAGAAGaccttttatttgatttagtgttaaatacagataaggttattatagtggttgggattttaacattcatgttgacactgaaagtgatagcctaaatatagcctttaatgctatcttagactcaattggctttgctcaaaacattaacaaatctACAAACCTATGTCTTCATTCTGTgtaccttgtgctgacatatggcattgagtgtaaagacataacaatattttctcataaccctgtccagtctgaccatttcttaataacctttgagtttaatttaaccaagtactccacacctgaaagaaaatttcattatagtagatcattatcagacaatcctgtaacaacctttaaagaatctgttccacttttaatctcctcgttatcacagaaaaacacagtgcagggcaataattttgtttcttccccttcacaaattgattctcttgttcatagtgttacttcatcattgcgtggtacataagacaatgcagcccccttgaaaaagaaggtaattattcataggagactggctccctggtttaattcagagctgcgtactttaaagcacaatgttagaacattggagagaaaatggtgctctacacacctagaggattcctacttaatctggaaaaatagcctactgctgtataaaaagacacttcaccaagctagaacagcttatttctcatcattaatagaagagaacaagaataatcctaggtttctctttagtacagttgctaaacttacacagagtcatagctctgttgagccatccattcccttagctctcagcagtcatgactttatgggattcttccaaaataaaattgattctattaaaaagaaaatctttgacatactcccgaagatgattacttcatcagcaagtgagacaacattggaagtaactgtagaacctgatctgtgtttggactgttttgatcctgtggagcttcctgagttatcagaaatattagcttcatctaaaccttcaatttgtatgttagacccaatcccaaccaaattatttaaggaagtgttccctctgattactagccccattttagatatgattaacctatccttagtaaatggatatgtaccacaagcttttaagatagctgtaattaaacctttacttaagaaacctttgcttgttcgagatgacttgaaaaattacagacatatatccaatcttccattcttatctaaaattcttgagaaaatagttgctaatcaaatgtgtgagcatttacacagcaatcacctgtttgaagagtttcagtcaggcttccgagctcatcatagcactgatacagctctgctgaaagtcactaatgatattcttatggcctcagataatggacttgtgtctgtacttgtcctcttagatgtcagtgctgcatttaatacagtcaatcacaatattctcttagaaaggctggaacatgcattagggatcaggggaacagcgctaggctggtttaaatcttatttgtctgacagattccagtttgttcatgtaaatgataaatcatctttaaactccagggttaattgtggaatatcacagggttcagtacttgggccaattctctttactaattttacctattttccaataggtaaaattatcaattttcactgttatgctgatgatactcagctttacttatccataggtcgtgatgagcccaaccagttagatagactacaagcatgtcttgaagacataaaaacttggatgactttaaattgtctgcttctaaattcagacaagacagaagttgtcgtctttggacaggagtctttaaaaaagaaactgcttagtcaatcacttaatctggatggtattaaattgacccccagtaataaagtaaaaaaccttggtgttatttttgaccaggacatgtcatttaaatcccatattaaacaggtttctaggtttctagaatttccttctttcacctccgggaacattgccaaaataagAAATATCCTATTCAGgaatgacgctgaaaaactagtccatgcatttgttacttcaaggctggactactgtaattctttactatcaggatgtccacaaaatgtagttaaaagccttcagctgattcaaaatactgcagcaagagctctgatgaaaattaaaaagagagatcatatttctcctactttagcttcccttcattggctccctgttaattCCAGAgactctagaagtagaatgggagacagatcctttagttatcaggctcctctcctgtggaaccagctcccagctttagtccatgaggaagacaccctgtctacttttaaggctaggattaaaactttcctttttgataaagcttatagttagagtggcttaggttatcctgagctatcgctgtagttatgctgctataggcttaggctgctggaggacataatgaccactttaactctctctgctacattctcacactactctccaattttctattatttgctgttatttcagcttttagctttatgttctctctcttttctcttcctagaagctacatctgacctcactctgtgtttacctgtgacaccttcctggaggggggcatcatccaagcttctgctggcaacaacttaatgctcaccttctacagatgatccacatggccctgtctttcagtgtttaaccctttctctctcctagatacagcaattgactgagcttaacagTAACTAACTgtgtgtgctctctttcagactctaaccttgaaaactggttcagagtttatctgttctttttttctagatgaaacgactaaaggagctacatccattaacatttacttttccatcccatagaaagtactcctgtttcagtgcttctgtgttttttttccttctctgctctgttctctctaacccccagtcggtcatggcagatgaccgctcacactgagcctggttctgctggagatttcttcTTGTTTAAAAGGAGATTTACATCTCCaccgtcgctacatgcatgctcagtatgagggattgctgcaaagtcaacgccagtgactgtcaactgtctctacatgctcatccaggaggagtgaatgctgcaagtctctgactcgatggaatctgctgggtttccttagatagaaaaacgttttatccaatttggaataaataacagaatctgtctgcactgttcaatgattaggattaattggagtgtatgtacctgacttttgtgaagtgccttgagacaacatgtgttgtgaattggcgctatataaataaaatgaattgaattgaaaactgaacTTTGTGTACTGCACACATGAGAGATGATGCCAGGACTTGTGATTTTCCTCCTACAGTTACTCTTAGTTTATTGGATACAGatgcttttttatttcctaTATAAATATCTTATGACCTCATAGCGGGAAGAAACCAGAGTATGCATTACTCTGCCCTTATGTGCTGGCTAACTTGAGTATATGGTGAGTCTGGAGCAATGGAAATCCTCTGTATACCTCACTCAGAGTAATCATGATGGAGGTCAAAGTGAAAAGAATCTTTAGGTTTTTGCAGGTCAGTATTTCATCTGGTGAACGAAAAGCTTTAGAGATTCTGAACAAAGTTTGTTTATGACAGCAAAATATAGTTTAATAAAACCGATTTGTAAGGAATGGGTGGATTTCTCCAactgggtgtgtgtttgtgttgggatttttttacacataataCTGTACTGTACTGACAATGTATTTTAGGTGCATAATATTTACCAACAattagtaaaaatgttttggccAATAACTCTGTATATAAATTATATTGAAAATAGTGAACTTTGACAGTTGTAAAATGAACACAGTCGCTGTTTCATCCTCTGTCTGTAACAGTATCCCCCAAAAGTGCTGTTGTTGATGCAACCTGGTAAAGGTTACTGTGGGGCATTCACTGGAAGAAAATCGGATTTTCCGACCAGCTAGTCATTGCAGAACTTCTACAGATTCCCGCCACTAGCTGATTTCTCTGCATCTTTGATTGTATAAATGACTAAACATGTAGCTGCAGCACCTGTGTTACAAATACAAGACTGGGGAACTCCCTCCTTAAGTATAAATCGCAAAAACAAGAAGTTTGTGATATGTGTAGCTTCAAAGTTTTGCTCTCTTTGGATTGTAGAAGTTGGAAGGTAATTAATTCTGCCGTTTGACTGAAGAATGACTCAGTCTCACACCATGAACACGAACACTTAAGTCCATCAAGACACTCGAGCCTCTCACCCTTCTCTGCCTCTGTTGTGGATAGCCAGCTCCTCAGTGATGCCCTCTTCAGATTTAAAAGCATCCCAGTCCATCTTTGATTTTTCCAGTGTGCTCATCTTTTGTTTCTTACCTCCTATACGACTGAGGATGCTTGACATGCCTGCTGGACGCTTAgcactgcaaaaacaaaaaggatgaGAGTATAGATGAGTGATGGGATGACCCAGGTACTTACACACATTCACAGGAAAACTCTGCAGCACAAAGAGTTGTGCTTCTCTCTGTGAGGCTAAGGTAATGCCTTGGCTAAAAAAGTGAGTGACGACAGAAAAGCCAGCTTGCTTAATTTGTGGGATTAATATTGAGCAGAATCTCCAAGGCGAGGCAATCCAACCTCCAGGAGCCTGGCAGCAGAAACCAAGCCAAAGCTTTTCTAGTGAGGGAGAAGAGTCACAATGGCTCATGTCTACAGCTGTGGCTGAGAGCTGAACTGACCTGAACTGTTACTCTCTCTGCAGCATGTACTAAAGATACACCACCCCTCTTATGTTGCTTTGACTTGGAGTCCAAAAAGCCACAGTCCATTTCCCCCATTAATTCTGAGCAcaatatgaatatttattaattgtaCATCTTATAATGTGTGCTGCATTATCACTTAACGTAGAGCTTTCTGTTTAGGTCATGTTGAGATGAAACCATCTGCAAAGAGAACCTGAATATCAGTTAGACCCTTTTCAATCACTGAATCACTTAGTGAAAGTATAACAACACATCAGTGGAGATGGGCATTATAATTTCATGCTGTATGATAAACAGATGCTTGATTAATTACTGAGAACCATTTCAACAGCAGTTATTTTGGCATTTAAAATTACATACAACCATGAGAACCTTGCACTCAGATTACACTATGCTGATGCTTGGTCTGCCGCTGCACTAAAGATAAACCTCATCTAATTACCCTCTCTTGGTAAATCATGTTCTTCAAATCCcattgaatatttttttcataaatcctgtgttaaataatttttaagctGCAAAGACAAGATCTGCTTTATCCGTGCATCGCATCTGATCAATAAGGATGGAGAATGAACAAGTTTGATGATTCTCCTTCCAAAGCTGTGCtgataaaagaaaacatcaagTCAACCATGGCTTCTAGTTTAGTCTAGAAATAACAGCTCAAAACCTCCTCACAAAGGATCCAGTTTAATGTGTCTCAGACTAAATATGCTGCTATTATTTTAAGTAACATATATTTAAAAGTGAGCTGCAGATTTAAACAATATGACAGAGTCCAGCTCAAATCCTGCAGACTGGCTGCTGTTTACCTCCATAATAAAGCATTGACATGGTGTTACATGCAGGTAGAAGCTTCAAGGCATGGTAGGAAGCTTCAAGATGTCCAACAAGTGCTAGGATGGTCTTCTCCAGTCAGTGCACTACACAATCATGTTGCTACCAGTGCAGTGCTGGTTCATTGCTGGCAGCAAGTGGGTATGAATGGATCTGCATTTACAGTGAGGCGAAGACTCTTGGACAACAGCCTTGTAACAAAATCAGTAGTGAAGAAGTTGCTTCTGtccaagaaaaacatcaaaaacaagGACAGACTGAAATTCAACAGGGAGTAAAAGGATTGACAGCAGCAAGCTGTGGCAATGTTATTTTTACAGCTTCTCAGTTATTTGGGACATTGATATAAAAGGCTAAGTCTACCATGGCCCGTCTGTCATTCCAGCAGTGAAGCATCCTGATAGAATCCATGTGTTTCTGCTTATTCAAGGGAGTGAACTGAATTATAATTGTTGCATGCACATCATCATGAACAAAAATGGGATTAATTAATTAGACATCCTAAAAGAGCAACTTTTTCCAACAATCCAGGAACAAATTGGTGAcaatgtttgttgtgttttccaGCATGTTGGAGCCCTGTGACACAATTCAAAAGGTGCTTAAACTGTTCAGAGCGCTAACATTTTGGAGCTGTGGTCAGGAAACACCTTAATATCTTTACCTCATCAAGGACCTGTGGTCAGTTTTGAAAAACCAGGTGGAGAAACAGAAGCTGACAAAAGACTTTTTTCCATTCACAGTTCCAGCACCACAAGGCTCCACTCCTCACTCTACTCAGCACAAACCCaggtgtgtttccactgacacaCTGAGGCTGGAGTTATGGCCTGAAGTTCCACTTTCACCGGTCAGCATAGTGCACTGTCCTGCTATTCGCCGTTAAGGATTTATCATTCAGTGTTGGCCTTTTCCTTTCCCAATCTCTTTTATTGGTGTAGAGGTAGATGGAGACAATTTTGCACCATGATTTAAGTGTGTATTCTGTTTAGTCCAAGTTAAGTCTGTCATCACTTCAATCTCACCACTCATTCTTGAGTTTTTTGAGCACTCTGTTCACATCCAATTTTGGCCCTGCTCAGTGACAACGGGAATTGCTTCCAAACCTGGTACCAAATGCCAGTATTGGGCCGGAAAAGCCAGAAATGGAAGCGGTAGCAAAAcgggctgagtggagtggagccggccAAAGTAGAACCCATGGAAAAGAGGTGGAACTGATCACCTGAAATCACTAAAAAGACAAGAATGGACCACCATCAGTCAGAATTTGGCCAAGATGTTCACATGGAACATGTCAGAGAAAAGAACAATAATTGAAACATTGATTCTTCACCATAATTTTATGttactacaaataaaaatctttgaaactcgtactcgtcgtcttccgctttatccttTGAAACTCAtttaatataattattatttagtttaacTTTCTGAACATCTGTGTAACTGCAAAATGTTTGGACATGGCTGTATCTTCTCTGTTTGTGGTACTGCTTTTGCTCTTagtttgaatgaaaaaaaaaaaatttaattgccTTGGAATTTAAAGAAAGACGGAAGTGACCTATAAAAACAGCTGACCTGGAATCCAGTTAAAGAATGTGCTCAACCTGTATTGCTGGACTGAATAACTGTTCTTATCTCGACATTATTAATTCTATTCTATTGTAATAACTACAAGTTATGTTTGACCAtgtttatgaggacttttcattaACCTCCGTTTACtcccatttattttcattcatttctatggcctaaccctgaccctacccATAACCACTTCCAGTGCATATCTAACCAGGAAAATGACCTCACTTTGCTGGTTAGAtatgaaaaatggttctcactcagcagcaagtacaagaacatacacacaaacacacacgtacacacacacaaataggaAATGGGCTGTGAAAACTGTGGTTCCCTTCCGCTACAGGACTATTTCCCGTTTCCTCTCTCCTGTCTGGGTTTTCTTCTCTGAAAAAGGATGTGAATATCCTCACACCATTTATTGCTGTGGAAGCTAATTACAAACAGGTGGCACAATAGGAAAAAAAGCTTCACATAcagatacatctaaaaaaaagttCTATATTTTTTGttcctcatttcagaaagtgaatctTGTagattatatattatatagattcattacccagagtgaaatatttcaagcctttcttGCAGCATTGACCCAAAAgttagtgtctcagaaaatgtaGTTATTACATAACACcagtttaaaaaatactttcattGTATAAATGTTATGTAATGGCCATATTgtggcctacacaatcatggggaagacttcTGACTGGACACATGTCTAGAAGACaatcattgacaccctccaaaATGTGGGGAAGCCACAAAATGTCACCCTAAAGTAGCTGGTTTGTCTACAAAGTGCTGTATCTAAGCATCTTTGTAGTACGTTGCGTGGCAGGAAAAAGTGTAGTACGCAAAAGTGCATCACTAACAGGAATAACAACAGCCATGGGAGGGCTGTGGAGCAAAATTAATTTAAGAATTTGCGGAAGCATCACAAGGAGTGGACACATCAAGCTCCGCTATGCACAGACAAATCCtaaacatgggctacaaatgtgcCATTCTTCATGTTAAGCCATTCctgaaccagagatgtcttacttagtcccagagtctggagcaAGACTGGAgaagcacagaatccatgttgcctaAAGTCCGTTGTGCAGATTCCACAggcagtgatgatctggggaaccatgtcatctgctggtgttggttcactgtgttttacaCCTTAAGTCCACGGTCAATGCAGCCATGTGCCAGAACATTTTAGAgcccttcatgcttccctctgctgatgaGCTGTGTGGAGATGCTGAtcttattttccagcaggacttggtatcGGCTCTCACtgtcaaaggtaccaaaagcgggatcaatgaccatggtgttactgttgttgattggccagcaaactcccctaaaatctatgggctgttgtcaagaggaagatgagacaccagacccaacaaggcagatgacctgaaggcagctatcaaagcaaccagggcttccattacacctcaccAGAACCATTGGCTGTTTGCCTTCTTGCCATGCCGCACTGATGCAAtaattcatgcaagaggaggcccaaccaagtattgagtgcatagaaatgaacatactttcAGAGACCTGACATTTGTgcttaaaatatccttttataATGGATCTTATGTAGTATTATTTTTGGAGACACAGTAAGCCAtaatccatatatatatatatatatataaatctatatacatataaacatatatatacatataaatctATACCTCTTCTTTCAGTTAGAGCGTGGCTATGGAGAATGCAATATCTTTTTACAGGTAACAAATGGTGGGTCTTGTTTAGTTATTCTGGTGAGGCAGCAAATATTGTGAAGGTGTTTATTTACCTGGGACCAGGAAGAGATGGCTGCATGGGTGATGAGCTCGTCTCTTCATCTTCCTCCTGTTGAGCGCTCTGACTCTTCAGATAACTCCTAGCTTCCCTTGAATCAACTGATACCTCCTTATTCACCCTAAAATCAGAGATAGATGCACATAAAACACTAACTCACTAAATTTGCTCCAGTGTTTGGTCTTTGAACAGGAGATAGGTCAAATTTCACTGAATAAGTCTTTGACTTTACTTTATTCTAGTAATTTATACCATTGGTTGTGTATATACTTATTCCaaaccatctacaagaagggacagagcagactgtatttcttgaggaagcttaggtcctttggtgtttgcagcaagatgctgcatatcttctataaatctgttgtggaaagtgtgatctattctgccatcatctgctggggaagcagcatcagagccagggacttaaaaaagctcaacaagcttaTAAAGAAGGccggctctgttctggggagtcctctggaacctctggaaatcattgtggaaagacggattcttcataaaatgaagaacattatggagaaccctgagcatcctcttcatgagactgtcctacaacaacagagtgtcttcagtcagaggcttcttcagatgtgctgtaagacggagtgctacaggagatccttcctgcccacagccatcagcatctacaacggctctttgaagaaaccttcataatgagctacaacatttaatttccctttgggattaataaagtatttttgaattgaattgaaatcccAATTTAAACCCAAATGTTTAAATTGGCCACATAAAACAGGGCCACATGGCTGCCTGGCTATTGGTATGGCTATTGGTATAAACAGCCATGTCAGAAAAATATGACATCACATTGGATATTCAGTCCTTTCCAAAAAAATATTCCCATAATTTTGTcacacctttttttatttacctttagaaaataaactCATTTAAATATAAGCAAACACCAAAATTAGCTGTTTTAGTCATTAcacaaagaataaataaaatgtgttttctactGAAGAAAAAAGTTTCTGTTACTCCCTTTGGTTGAAATAAGCTCAGTCAGATGCTTCTGTACAGATCTACTAGGCTCGGTCTGAGTTTGGGGATCTTGCATGTTCAGCATGTTTCAGGTCACTCCACAGAATCTCAAAGACgtcaagatctgggctttgacttggCTACCTAAAGACTTTCCATTTCTGAATTCTCAGCCAACAAGTCCACTGGTGTCCAGGTAATTCATTTCAGATTTATATGTCCAAAATATAGCATTGCAGACGTTTAGGGGCCAAATGTAGGAAGTGTACTTATGCACAAAAATCTTGTTTTACGCAATGTTTTACGCACAACTCGGCAAGTACAAAAAGGAACATTGTGTGAAAGTGCGCGTAAATCCACGCAAACTTTTGACCGGCCGTGAAAATGTGCGGAAGCCACGCAAACCTTTTTAATCGACAATGATAaactacagaaaactaaaactcaccTAAATCCACTGAGATATGATtccattcagctttatttaattaatggagcatcaaacctgatgttttttcaaaatttcagcttttatggtttaaacccgAGCGATGAGTGATAAATCACATTTAGCCTTATACGATAACATAAGACACCCatgaaaatgatggaaacaacctcagttgGGTGTAAACTGTGAAACGTCCCAAttctgtcacctgtagatggaaatgctGTTTCCATCCAAATGCTGTTTGGATGTTTGGCTGTCACAGCAcagttgccatggttatttggacatgtGATAGGTGACTTCCggttatttatactactttgcatataTATTTAGGGGTGGGGACCGGCTGGTCCAAGTGCCACGTGCAGCTAGGCAGAATTCACCGTAAATTGGGATGTGTGAAGGCTATGTGTGCGGTGACATGTCTACGCAAAGTTTCgtacatctgaatttttttgtgcGCTGCAAGTTTCATAATTACTCCATATCACAAACTTTGAAAGCAGGGcactcttttgtacatgaggcccctggtcCTTAACCTTGTTCACGGGGGTCTTCATGTTTATCTTAGAAAGGAAAGGTTTCTCCCTTGCCCCCCTCCCATTAAAGTTAAACCTGTACAGTCTCTGTATTGGACAGTACAGAAACGCACTTTTATATTAACAACACCAAGAGCCTGCGGTAGACTAAACTTCTCAGATTTCCATTTGTATTAACAACTTGAAAACGTATAATTTTCATTCCATGTTTCAATTATGCATtgatttgtgttggtgtatcccataaaagtccaataaaataaactgactgtggttgaaacatgacaaaatgtgaaaaggtttaaagggTATAGCTCACAGTACCAgcctccagctgtcagtggaTCCCCAGCTTTCCGACTGACTGGGAggagcaggtgaggctgggcaGCATCTTCTCCTGCTCAAGAACCACCAGCACCGGCGCCCCGctggggtgtgttctatccccacgcctcttctccctctacacaaatgactacacctcagcggacccgtctatgaaactcctgaagttcaCAGAGTATACCACTGTATTtagtctgatccaggacaatgaTGACTCAAtgtacagacaggaggtggatccgCTGGTTCACTGTtgcggtcagaaccacctggaacttaagcTACTCATGAGTGTGGAGATGATGAGAATCATCAGAGCtaaccttccctctatccaggacttaaaCATGTCTAGGgccaggaaaagggcagctaaaatctctgcagaccccccacacaaactgtttagatcTTTGGGTTGGCGCTACAGAGTGCTGTTAGCAAAAACCAGCCACCGCAGCGACACTTTCTTAGTCCAGGCTCTCTGTCTGATGAACACCAGTCAGTTCCCAGATCTataccatgcatatttgcaccAATTCCACCCTGTCTTTTTCTTTAATgaaatactgtatatatttacaGGAAAGagcaaacttttattttttattatttcttttcattGAGAGCAGTTGGAACTGaggtcaaattccttgtttatgtGCACAAACCTGGCGAATAAAGTTGGCGCCGATAAATACTTTCGTAAGATACTGTAATACCCAGTTTGAGATGGGCTTTGCTTTGGGTTATTCTATTCACATACCCTTACCTCCCTTCTGTATTTCCACTTTTGTACTCAgcacaaactgaaaacaaactgcTAGAAATGCAGCGGCCAAAGGGAAAGTAATTCACTTGTCTAGAAGCTATTGTTTATGTGATGATGTTTAGGATTTACCCAGCAGTTTTCTCAATGGACCGGGCCCTCTTTATCACTAAGCCAGAGTAAAGGGATGCTCAATGAacatcagagaaaacaaatgcCAGGTCTATTATAATAGTGTGGCATCATGATGGCCATATTTTAAAGATTTGCTTGGTATTCAATGTCAGTAACAAGGCTTAAGATTTGAAATATGTATATCATACAGTAATGCCATTTTACAGTATATTTAAGTGTTGTCCAGACagtatttgtgtgtttgcagcTCTATCTACTGTTCATTGTATAGAAGATCTGAGATCACACTCGTACACATGGGGAGAACTGAAAGCAACAGTCATAAAACTGATGGATGCAATGAACCCGCATCAGAAGGATTCAGGGACTGACCGAACTTCTTCTCCAGCAAAGTCAAACACTTTAGTGATGGTGACTTTAGCAGGTCCTGGTGCTTTGGTTTTTGTACTTAAAGAAGTCCCCTTTAACACTGAAGGTTCAGTCTGCAAGTAAAAACACATGAATCAATACAGGACAAAGACAACATGATGACCTCAAAGTTGTTCTTACTCCTACGATTTATTactataaaatgaaaatgacaaCATGCTGTTGGTCAGACTGTCATCTTAACATTCTGACATTTATAAAAACTCCCTTGCCTTTAATAGAAGCATTCTTACCTCCTTTGTGGTCTCTGCCCGGCAGTCAGGTGCAGATTCTTTGGGTCTTGATCCGACGTCGGACAGGAAAGTCGCCCAGAGATCATCTGATTTCTTCTTTCGTTTCTCTTCATCATCATTGTCTTCCTTTG
Coding sequences within:
- the cfdp1 gene encoding craniofacial development protein 1 isoform X1, giving the protein MSYSDYDSDGYLSHEDADYVPSDDNLSEDDINDCEKEEPLNEDDGVQHSDHVLKMKNKRKDISMKKKRKKLKREEKDGTEEAQLPKEDNDDEEKRKKKSDDLWATFLSDVGSRPKESAPDCRAETTKETEPSVLKGTSLSTKTKAPGPAKVTITKVFDFAGEEVRVNKEVSVDSREARSYLKSQSAQQEEDEETSSSPMQPSLPGPSDFSAKRPAGMSSILSRIGGKKQKMSTLEKSKMDWDAFKSEEGITEELAIHNRGREGYVERKNFLERVDHRQFELEKAVRLSNMKR
- the cfdp1 gene encoding craniofacial development protein 1 isoform X2, whose translation is MSYSDYDSDGYLSHEDADYVPSDDNLSEDDINDCEKEEPLNEDDGVQHSDHVLKMKNKRKDISMKKKRKKLKREEKDGTEEAQLPKEDNDDEEKRKKKSDDLWATFLSDVGSRPKESAPDCRAETTKETEPSVLKGTSLSTKTKAPGPAKVTITKVFDFAGEEVRVNKEVSVDSREARSYLKSQSAQQEEDEETSSSPMQPSLPGPSAKRPAGMSSILSRIGGKKQKMSTLEKSKMDWDAFKSEEGITEELAIHNRGREGYVERKNFLERVDHRQFELEKAVRLSNMKR
- the cfdp1 gene encoding craniofacial development protein 1 isoform X3; its protein translation is MSYSDYDSDGYLSHEDADYVPSDDNLSEDDINDCEKEEPLNEDDGVQHSDHVLKMKNKRKDISMKKKRKKLKREEKDGTEEAQLPKEDNDDEEKRKKKSDDLWATFLSDVGSRPKESAPDCRAETTKETEPSVLKGTSLSTKTKAPGPAKVTITKVFDFAGEEVRVNKEVSVDSREARSYLKSQSAQQEEDEETSSSPMQPSLPGPSDFSAKRPAGMSSILSRIGGMWSGRTSWSVSTTDSLSWKKQSD
- the cfdp1 gene encoding craniofacial development protein 1 isoform X4, with amino-acid sequence MSYSDYDSDGYLSHEDADYVPSDDNLSEDDINDCEKEEPLNEDDGVQHSDHVLKMKNKRKDISMKKKRKKLKREEKDGTEEAQLPKEDNDDEEKRKKKSDDLWATFLSDVGSRPKESAPDCRAETTKETEPSVLKGTSLSTKTKAPGPAKVTITKVFDFAGEEVRVNKEVSVDSREARSYLKSQSAQQEEDEETSSSPMQPSLPGPSAKRPAGMSSILSRIGGMWSGRTSWSVSTTDSLSWKKQSD